In Euphorbia lathyris chromosome 10, ddEupLath1.1, whole genome shotgun sequence, the DNA window CCATTGTGTTTCTGTTTGCTTTATGTGTTTCTATTAAGTTATTTAATTAGTATGATAGAAATGGCCTGCATCTCACCTATACAGTGCTTTTGTTTATTATCAAATCTTGTAAGAggtatatataaacaaataaCGAAATTGCTCTATGTTTTTCGTTTCAGAATTCTATTCTGAtgctccttttttttttcttagttCAACTTCATGTTTATTGTATGAATCCGATCTTCAAGGATCTTACTATgtgcagttttttttttttttttttttatgaaaaactgTTAGGAGTCCTTTTTATATATCTTTTCCCCTTTTAGAAGGTTGGGTTGATTTCTGATTCCTGTAGCCTCTTGTTCTGGTAATTGTTGGCTACAAACATGCGGAACCTCAGAatttagaaaatagaaaaacaataATGCTGAATTGATCTTCTATTTTCTCTACCATTCAACCTTTCCTCTATGAACTAACATTTGTTACATTTCTACTTTGAATTAATGCATGTTTCTCTTTTTGTCTGAACAGCTATCAACGATTCATATAAAGGAAGATACCATTTTTGCCAATTTTCTGATCCAATTAGATGGGGGTAGCATTACCATGCTCATTTGATGATTTAAATACTCGATTGGATGCTGATTTAATGAAATCAATTAGTTTTCGTGCTGAATTTTTGAGGACTGCTTTACGGTCTGTTAGTTTTAATGGTCGCGAttcgaaatcttcaatcttGAGATCATATGGTTCCGCAAAGTTGTTAGTCTCCTGTAAATCTCAAACTTCAGAAATGGCAAAGTTGTTTTCTAGATCTTTAAGCTTTCAAGGCGGAGATATAAGTTGCCAATTGACAAGAAATGATAGCTTTTCCGAGACAGAAAACTGCAAATCATTAGATCAATCTGGCAGCCAAATGCACCAGGCTGCAGTTAAGCTGCAGAAAGTATATAGAAGTTTCAGAACCAGACGACAGCTGGCAGATTGCGCGGTTGTTGTTGAGCAGAGATGGTATTCATTTGCACAACTCTTTATATGATGAAAATGTAGAGTTCGGTATTTGTTTGCTTACATAAGATGGTTGTGTACTGCAGGTGGAAGCTGCTAGATTTTGCTGAACTTAAGCGAAGCTCTATATCTTTCTTCGACATTGCGAAACCAGAAACTGCTGTTTCACGTTGGTCTAGAGCAAGAAAGAGAGCTGCCAAGGTAAACACTCTGGAAACTTTGATTTCGGACATGATTCTTGTTTAAGTTATCCAAATTTGTTGTTTCATTCAGGTAGGGAAAGGCTCATCCAAGGATGAAAAGGCAAGGAAGCTTGCCTTACAGCATTGGCTTGAAGCTGTAAGTTTCAGTCTTCGAAAAAAGCTCTGCATAAAGCTGCTATATTCATTTACTTATTTCTGTTTTGTTGTTTCCTTTTGAATAGATTGATCCCCGTCATCGGTATGGCCAtaatcttcaattttattatgTCAACTGGTTGCACTGTGAATGTAAACAGCCTTTCTTCTATTGGTAAGATAATTTGGAATCAAAGATCTTTGCTGCTGCTATGGGTTATTTAGAATTATTGATATAATAAATTTTGAATCGCAGGCTCGACATCGGAGAAGGAAAAGAAGTAAACCTTGAAAGGTGTCCTAGATCAAGGCTTCAACAGCAATGCATAAAGTATCTTGGTCCTGTGAGTTTTTCACCCTTCATCGTTCTCTCGTGTCAATCAAGTAGATAAAGGGAATTAGTGTTGGAGATTGAAAAATGAGTTGAACTTTGCTGTTTCTACATGTTATGTGAGAATTGAATTGGTTGCTGAAGATTTAGTCATTCTTACTGGTTTTTTCTCATGTAGATTGAAAGAGAGGCATATGAAATAACGTTGGAGAATGGAAAGTTTTTCTACAAGCAAAGTGGGCAAATTTTAGACACGGCCGGAGGACCAAAAGATACTAAATGGATTTTTGTTCTTAGTACATCGAAGTCGTTATATGTTGGTATGAAGATCAAAGGAAACTTTCAACATTCAAGTTTCTTGGCTGGTGGAGCCACACTTTCTGCTGGAAGATTAGTTGTAGAAGATGGTGTTTTGAAGGCGATCTGGCCTCATAGCGGACATTATCTTCCAACCGAAGAAAACTTCCAAGAGTTCATGTCCTACCTTACAGAACACAATGTTGATCTTTCTGAAGTTaaggtataaaaaaaaaaaccttcagAGTTTATCTAGCagaaacaattttctctttttggtgTTTTCAAAAGTCTGATTATTTATTATGCTGTTCTTCTCTACTTATGTTCAGAAAAGTCCAGCGGAAGGTGAAGAAGAATTCACTTGCGGAAAGGATGATAGCAGTAGCTTACAAGAGAATCAATCAACTGCAGATTTCCCTCAACTTACTAAAGCAATAAGAATCGATATTAGAGGACAAGATTCAAATGCTGTCGAAAATACTGATATCACGTCGAAACTGTGTCGTTGCATACCTATGAAAATTACTAAATTTGAGATACCAACAAGGAGTAGTTGTCTTGTAAGTTTTGAGGACGAAGCACCTGAACCAAGTGACAATCACGAAGATGGCTATGAATCAGCAGAAGAAGATTCGTGTTTGACGGAGGCAGATTTCATGATTCTGAAGATGAATCTGTTTGATGAAGATGAAtctgaagaagaggaagaggctGTGGCTGTCCCGAAAGAAAAAATCATGAGAAGGATAAGTTCACACAAAGAAATGCAGTCATATCAACTTGCAAGGCAATTGTGCACTAGATGGACAACCGGGGCAGGGCCACGGATTGGGTGCATGAGGGATTACCCATCTGAGCTTCAACTCCTGGTACTAGAGGATGCTAACCTGTCACCTGTTTCCTCACCAAGAAAAGGAAGTGCCAATTCAAAGCATCCAGCCCCATCACACAGAAGAGCACGCTACCGGATAGTGTCTCGTTTTAGTCCCTAGAATCCTGCTTAAGTACACTCCCAATTTGTATTCTTTCAGCTAACATTGTGTGTGCTTCTCTCTGGTGTAGAGAAGAGTTTAGGAATTCTTTCACACAGTTTTTCCTCTTAAAGAGTGAAAAATGAGTTTTTCAGGatactgtattttgtatgtAAGGGTTATTTTCTCAGACATTTCGCCGCATTGTAATCGTTTTCATGCCAGAATAGATTTTGATGCCTCTTGCTCGGAATCAAACCGCCCTCATAGCAGGTACCTGTTCCATCTTCCCTGGGATCTTGCAATTTATATCACTGCAAACCTACATTCTTATAAGGAAACAGCAGAGGAACTTTCTTTCCCTTCCAGATTCCCACTATTCCTGGCTTGATATCATGCACATACACAGTTGCAGACCTTGTGGTTCAACAAGGTATGCTAAACATGAACAATACATACGTTATCTGTAATAACATTTTAGTGGACAAACAAGGAGATACTAATTGCGCCTGAGAGAGAGACACAAGAAGCACTAAagacaaataatatataaaatcataaatacgATAATTGATATTTCTAAAATGCAACAAATAGTCAGATAGTAAATCATACCAACTATATATAAACTTAATCATAAATGCAtaaaacataaatcataaatcataTAGATAGAAAATGACCTAGATTCATCCTATTTTTAACTTGAACCCCCAAAAAAATATTGTGTAGCTTCTAAATTTGCGTCTACCTCGATGCGCTAGGTTCAGAAAGGCACACTCAAACATGCACCTCTTTAACAGAAATTTCACGGGGCCAGGTCTAAGCCAGGCCAAAACCCCGTGTGGCGCTTCGACTTTCCCCCAAGTCTCGGCCAGCCAACTCCTACCAAAGGGGTCTATCCCCTTTAAGCGTTTCGTTAATGCATATGTCGATATTCCATCCCGGAGGGTTTCCCTGTGATTAAACCTCGTCCTAGAATGGGCACGCACTATGGGCTCTCCCCATAGTGTCCATAGAGTTCTCCTCTATGGAGACATTTGTCTCCCTTCATGAAGGACGTATACCCGACTCTCATGTTCCTAGTGGACGAGGGTGGATCGCTTAAGCCAGTTCCTACTACTGACCCATGTGTGGCGGAGATCCAACACCAGGGTAGTCCATGTCCCCTATAGTGTTCTTTATACCAACTCCGCCTCTTCCACCAGCTTACGTTGATATGTCCCTTTTTCCACTCCATGCTGAAACCTTGTGGTGTGAGCGTGCAAGCTTTAACTAAACGAGTTCTTCGTAGTGTAAACCAATAGTGCTTTAGCTAAGAGAGTTCTTCGTGGTGTGAGTCAACGTTGCTTTAACTAATCGAGTTCTTCGTGATGTGAGCAAGCAGCGCTTTAACTAAGCGAGTCCTTCGAGATGTGGGCTAGTGATACTAAAGATCCTAAATTTCCCCCAACGAATTGACGGATGGAAATTTACGATGCTTTTCCCGAAAATATATTGTGATGCTTTTCGGTTTGATTAAAGCCCGTGGTTTACCAAGGCCATTATGGTGAGACTTTACCCAGTGTGTGGAAGTGCAAAAATAACAAAGGGAACTAAGATTACTAATGCATTTGAATGCTAGAAAGAGAATGCATACTTCCCTACAGTTGTAGGTGATGGAATTTTACGTGATTCAATCCCTTTAAGGGAGGAGAATTCGTAATTGATATTCGAAATTCGACGCTCATGTGAAGTAGCATAGAGATAATCTATCGAATTGATGGTTGTCACATCCAAATTAT includes these proteins:
- the LOC136209421 gene encoding IQ domain-containing protein IQM6, whose amino-acid sequence is MGVALPCSFDDLNTRLDADLMKSISFRAEFLRTALRSVSFNGRDSKSSILRSYGSAKLLVSCKSQTSEMAKLFSRSLSFQGGDISCQLTRNDSFSETENCKSLDQSGSQMHQAAVKLQKVYRSFRTRRQLADCAVVVEQRWWKLLDFAELKRSSISFFDIAKPETAVSRWSRARKRAAKVGKGSSKDEKARKLALQHWLEAIDPRHRYGHNLQFYYVNWLHCECKQPFFYWLDIGEGKEVNLERCPRSRLQQQCIKYLGPIEREAYEITLENGKFFYKQSGQILDTAGGPKDTKWIFVLSTSKSLYVGMKIKGNFQHSSFLAGGATLSAGRLVVEDGVLKAIWPHSGHYLPTEENFQEFMSYLTEHNVDLSEVKKSPAEGEEEFTCGKDDSSSLQENQSTADFPQLTKAIRIDIRGQDSNAVENTDITSKLCRCIPMKITKFEIPTRSSCLVSFEDEAPEPSDNHEDGYESAEEDSCLTEADFMILKMNLFDEDESEEEEEAVAVPKEKIMRRISSHKEMQSYQLARQLCTRWTTGAGPRIGCMRDYPSELQLLVLEDANLSPVSSPRKGSANSKHPAPSHRRARYRIVSRFSP